From a single Maritimibacter sp. DP1N21-5 genomic region:
- the cpaB gene encoding Flp pilus assembly protein CpaB: MRAVFGLVLIVGIGLAGFAVYMAKDYIGNYQAALAAERANRGPEIELTDVYVVNNTLAYGERVTDENIRIVQFPTASLPAGVFSNIDQVFPQGEKRFRTVLRSMDANEVLMETKVTGAGEDAGVSARLASGMRAFAINVDVASGVSGFLRPGDRVDIYWTGRSVNDSVTTQDVTKLIQTNVRIIAIDQTADQDRATPTVARTVTVEAAPEVVATLAQAQATGRMALALVGTLDETVVEAVEVDQNSLLGIEETKVEAPVAEEKCTIRTRKGNEIVEVQIPCPS; the protein is encoded by the coding sequence ATGCGAGCAGTATTCGGACTTGTCCTGATCGTCGGGATCGGCCTTGCCGGCTTCGCCGTTTACATGGCCAAAGACTATATCGGCAACTATCAGGCCGCCCTGGCCGCCGAACGCGCGAACCGCGGACCCGAGATCGAGCTGACAGACGTCTATGTGGTCAACAACACGCTGGCCTATGGTGAACGCGTGACGGACGAAAACATCCGCATCGTGCAGTTCCCGACCGCCTCGCTGCCCGCCGGTGTCTTCTCGAACATCGATCAGGTCTTCCCGCAGGGCGAGAAACGCTTCCGCACGGTGCTCCGCTCGATGGACGCGAACGAAGTCCTCATGGAGACGAAGGTGACGGGAGCCGGCGAGGATGCTGGCGTGTCCGCCCGCCTCGCGTCCGGCATGCGCGCCTTCGCGATCAACGTGGACGTTGCCTCGGGCGTGTCGGGCTTTCTGCGCCCGGGCGACCGCGTGGACATCTACTGGACGGGCCGCTCGGTCAATGACAGCGTAACCACGCAGGACGTGACCAAGCTCATCCAGACGAACGTGCGCATCATCGCCATCGACCAGACCGCCGACCAGGACCGCGCGACGCCCACCGTGGCACGCACCGTCACGGTCGAAGCCGCCCCCGAGGTGGTCGCGACCCTCGCACAGGCGCAAGCCACGGGCCGCATGGCGCTCGCCCTTGTCGGAACACTCGACGAAACCGTGGTGGAAGCGGTGGAAGTCGACCAGAACTCGCTCCTCGGCATCGAGGAGACCAAGGTGGAAGCGCCAGTGGCCGAGGAGAAATGCACGATCCGCACCCGCAAGGGCAACGAGATCGTGGAAGTCCAGATCCCCTGCCCGTCCTGA
- a CDS encoding Flp family type IVb pilin, with translation MKLMNFIKRFNKDEDGAVTVDWVVLTAAIVGLGIAVLTSVSGGTTSLADKISSNLSAMTIMTH, from the coding sequence ATGAAACTCATGAACTTCATCAAACGCTTCAACAAAGACGAAGACGGCGCCGTCACCGTGGACTGGGTCGTGCTGACCGCCGCCATCGTCGGCCTCGGCATCGCCGTTCTGACCTCGGTCTCCGGCGGCACCACGTCGCTCGCCGACAAGATCTCGTCGAACCTCTCGGCCATGACGATCATGACCCACTAA
- a CDS encoding lysylphosphatidylglycerol synthase transmembrane domain-containing protein — MTMTESSSPAMAPGKTRRWRDRALLAGLILLVVVGLIGAAAATGWEETKAQLLKLAPWQFAALLGLSLFNYGFRALRWHVFARKLGLPLRLATNALHFLGGFAMSVTPGRVGELVRMRWIRRMSGWPFERTAPLVLVDRASDLAAMAVILGLALAFSTTGIAGGIPVTILALLGAFVATRPAILLKLATTGHRLTGRFDRLFARVRRAARSLEVFSAPALMGLATVIGLIGWFAEGYAFHLLLVWMGADIGLAKAIAIFVFATLAGGLTGAPGGVGGAEAAMIALLSLEGVGLETSIPATAIIRVTTLWFAILIGLVLFPIAEKQSKTHENALENH; from the coding sequence ATGACGATGACCGAGTCCTCTTCGCCCGCGATGGCCCCCGGCAAGACCCGCAGATGGCGCGACCGCGCCTTGCTGGCGGGATTGATCCTGCTCGTCGTCGTGGGCCTGATCGGCGCGGCAGCGGCGACGGGGTGGGAGGAGACCAAGGCGCAGCTTCTGAAGCTGGCGCCATGGCAGTTCGCAGCACTTCTGGGACTGTCGCTCTTCAACTACGGCTTCCGGGCACTGCGCTGGCATGTCTTTGCGCGCAAGCTGGGCCTGCCCCTACGCCTCGCCACGAACGCGCTCCACTTTCTGGGTGGATTCGCGATGAGCGTGACACCGGGCCGGGTGGGCGAGCTTGTGCGGATGCGCTGGATCCGGCGTATGAGCGGCTGGCCCTTCGAGCGGACCGCGCCCCTCGTGCTCGTCGATCGGGCCTCCGACCTCGCCGCCATGGCGGTGATCCTGGGGCTCGCGCTCGCTTTCTCCACGACCGGCATCGCCGGGGGGATCCCGGTGACGATCCTCGCCCTTCTGGGTGCCTTCGTCGCCACGCGGCCCGCGATCCTATTGAAGCTCGCCACCACGGGTCATCGCCTCACCGGGCGGTTCGACCGGCTTTTCGCGCGCGTCCGTCGCGCCGCCCGGTCGCTCGAGGTGTTCTCGGCCCCCGCTCTCATGGGGCTCGCCACGGTGATCGGCCTGATCGGCTGGTTTGCAGAAGGCTACGCCTTTCACCTGCTCCTCGTCTGGATGGGCGCCGACATCGGCCTTGCCAAGGCGATCGCGATCTTCGTTTTCGCGACGCTTGCCGGTGGTCTCACCGGCGCGCCGGGCGGGGTTGGAGGAGCAGAGGCCGCGATGATCGCGCTTCTCAGCCTCGAGGGTGTCGGCCTCGAAACCTCGATCCCCGCCACCGCGATCATCCGCGTGACCACGCTCTGGTTCGCGATCCTGATCGGTCTCGTTCTTTTCCCAATCGCTGAAAAACAGTCGAAGACACACGAAAATGCTCTGGAAAACCACTGA
- a CDS encoding FAD-binding oxidoreductase, whose amino-acid sequence MLWKTTEYAAWGNVHKAKGEIARPERAATLAKILEEAPAPAFGNRRSYGDSPLNDGGRAIDMTRMDKIIAFDPATGIVEVEAGVTLADLVRLFAPKGWIPAVVPGTGFATIGGAIANDVHGKNHHVEGSFGAHVLAVTLMSGGKRVTATPERNKTLFRATLGGIGQTGVILSARLQMKPTPGPAMRVSERRIMSWEDQIEALEASTATYAVSWIDVQAKGATMGRGILEEAELTDAPLPAPSKAKSVPVAIGLFSNSLFARAFNEGYFRRVPEAGRNSVKRLEEFFFPLDKVHAMNKLYGKGGFHQFQCVVPSDQTEALGRMMGKIARSGLGSPLAVLKRMGPGRAGMLSFPMEGYTLAVDFPNRARAVKLIEELEAMTAEAGGRLYLAKDSLAPGETIKGMYPEWQDWAREAAKADPGGDLMTNMVRRLGLRQSGEGAAQ is encoded by the coding sequence ATGCTCTGGAAAACCACTGAATATGCCGCATGGGGCAATGTGCACAAGGCCAAGGGCGAGATCGCCCGACCCGAGCGCGCCGCCACCCTCGCCAAGATCCTCGAAGAGGCCCCCGCGCCGGCCTTCGGCAACCGACGCTCCTATGGCGACAGTCCCCTGAACGACGGGGGCCGCGCCATAGACATGACCCGGATGGACAAGATCATCGCCTTCGATCCCGCCACGGGCATCGTCGAGGTGGAGGCCGGGGTCACGCTGGCCGATCTCGTTCGTCTCTTCGCCCCAAAAGGCTGGATTCCGGCAGTCGTTCCGGGCACCGGTTTCGCCACCATCGGCGGTGCCATTGCCAACGACGTGCATGGCAAGAACCACCATGTCGAAGGCAGCTTCGGCGCGCATGTGCTGGCCGTCACGCTCATGTCCGGCGGCAAAAGGGTCACCGCGACCCCGGAGCGCAACAAGACGCTCTTTCGTGCCACGCTGGGAGGCATCGGCCAGACCGGCGTAATCCTGTCGGCGCGGCTCCAGATGAAGCCGACGCCCGGCCCCGCCATGCGTGTGTCGGAACGGCGCATCATGTCGTGGGAAGACCAGATCGAGGCACTCGAAGCCTCGACCGCCACTTATGCCGTGAGCTGGATCGACGTTCAGGCGAAAGGCGCCACCATGGGTCGCGGCATCCTCGAGGAAGCCGAACTGACCGACGCCCCGCTGCCCGCGCCCTCAAAGGCGAAATCGGTTCCCGTGGCCATCGGGCTCTTCTCCAACTCCCTCTTCGCGCGCGCCTTCAACGAAGGGTACTTCCGCCGCGTGCCAGAGGCAGGCCGGAACTCGGTCAAACGGCTGGAAGAGTTCTTCTTCCCGCTCGACAAGGTCCACGCGATGAACAAGCTCTATGGAAAGGGCGGATTTCATCAGTTCCAATGCGTGGTGCCGTCGGACCAGACCGAGGCCCTCGGACGGATGATGGGCAAGATCGCCCGCTCCGGCCTCGGCTCGCCGCTCGCCGTGCTCAAGCGCATGGGACCGGGCCGGGCCGGAATGCTGTCCTTCCCCATGGAGGGCTACACGCTCGCCGTTGATTTCCCCAATCGCGCCCGCGCCGTGAAGCTGATCGAGGAACTGGAGGCGATGACCGCTGAAGCCGGAGGGCGGCTCTACCTTGCCAAGGACAGTCTTGCCCCCGGCGAAACGATCAAGGGCATGTATCCGGAATGGCAGGACTGGGCCCGCGAGGCCGCCAAAGCCGATCCGGGTGGTGATCTCATGACGAACATGGTGCGAAGGCTCGGCCTGCGCCAGAGCGGAGAAGGAGCGGCGCAATGA
- a CDS encoding OmpA family protein yields the protein MALSTTPRLIAAASAIALLAACDPAALDREAGADIFDASFGESTRNNYLIHTGQLSHVVSLAQRFNREVPDTINFAFNSAAIDATAARILDQQAHFIRQFPEVTFRVYGHTDLVGSDAYNRQLGLRRAQAVVNYFSARGISKSRLEAVVSFGETQPLIQTQNPEERNRRTVTEVSGFVQDAPLILNGKYAEVIFREYVNSAAPAPAVQGGLGELTAGASGG from the coding sequence ATGGCCCTTTCGACGACACCCAGACTCATCGCCGCCGCCTCGGCCATCGCGCTTTTGGCCGCCTGCGATCCCGCGGCACTCGACCGCGAGGCGGGCGCGGACATCTTTGATGCGAGCTTTGGTGAGAGCACGCGCAACAACTACCTGATCCACACCGGGCAGTTGAGCCATGTCGTGAGCCTCGCCCAGCGCTTCAACCGCGAGGTGCCGGACACGATCAACTTCGCCTTCAATTCGGCCGCAATCGACGCGACAGCGGCGCGCATCCTCGACCAGCAGGCGCATTTCATCCGGCAATTCCCCGAAGTCACCTTCCGGGTTTACGGACACACCGACCTCGTGGGATCGGACGCCTATAACCGCCAGCTCGGGCTGCGCCGGGCACAGGCCGTGGTCAACTACTTCTCCGCACGCGGCATTTCCAAGTCGCGGCTCGAGGCGGTCGTGTCCTTTGGCGAGACGCAACCGCTGATCCAGACCCAGAACCCGGAAGAACGCAACCGCCGCACCGTGACCGAGGTTTCGGGCTTCGTGCAGGATGCACCCCTGATCCTGAACGGCAAATACGCCGAGGTCATCTTCCGCGAATACGTCAACAGCGCTGCCCCCGCCCCGGCGGTCCAGGGCGGGCTGGGCGAGCTCACGGCGGGCGCCAGCGGCGGCTGA
- a CDS encoding AAA family ATPase, producing MSGSPLALEQDPAPIVACTISRDVQAFDLLIEDMEAEMGEAWGDLSLEDAFTFFEQPESADLEFVAIAMDEEDEPNLAKIAEVIRQATARNIKALVIAEEVSPIALHQLLKVGAEEFIPYPLPDGALHEAIVRLRTPEVVEPPPPPVVEAPRGPAVSETDREGVLIAVQGLAGGTGATTLAVNLAWELATIAKVDGPRVCLIDLDLQFGSVSTYLDLPRREMIYELLSDTSSMDDDSFMAGLLTFNERLHVFTSPADMLPLDIVSSEDIMAVIAKARANFDFVIVDMPTTVVQWTESVLTAAHVYFATIELDMRSAQNTLRMIRALKSEELPHEKLRYVLNRAPKFTDINGKGRVKRLADSLDIKIDVQLPDGLKPVVQAGDHGVPLAEAATKNPLRKEIQKLAQQLHAISAPEAAVAKKKKKAK from the coding sequence ATGAGTGGTAGCCCCCTCGCCCTTGAACAGGATCCTGCGCCGATCGTCGCTTGCACGATTTCGCGCGACGTGCAGGCGTTCGATCTCCTGATCGAGGACATGGAAGCCGAAATGGGCGAAGCCTGGGGTGACCTGTCACTCGAGGACGCCTTCACCTTTTTCGAACAACCAGAAAGCGCCGATCTCGAATTCGTGGCCATCGCCATGGACGAGGAGGACGAACCCAACCTCGCCAAGATCGCCGAAGTCATCCGCCAGGCCACCGCGCGCAACATCAAGGCGCTCGTCATCGCGGAAGAGGTCAGCCCCATCGCCCTGCACCAGCTGCTCAAGGTGGGCGCCGAGGAATTCATTCCCTACCCGCTTCCCGATGGCGCGCTGCACGAGGCCATCGTCCGGCTGCGCACGCCCGAAGTGGTCGAGCCACCGCCGCCGCCCGTGGTCGAGGCACCGCGCGGTCCCGCCGTGTCGGAAACCGACCGCGAGGGTGTGCTGATCGCCGTCCAAGGGCTCGCCGGGGGCACCGGGGCCACGACGCTTGCCGTGAACCTCGCCTGGGAGCTTGCGACCATCGCGAAGGTTGACGGCCCGCGTGTCTGTCTGATCGACCTCGATCTGCAGTTCGGCAGCGTGTCGACCTATCTCGACCTGCCACGCCGCGAGATGATCTACGAACTGCTGAGCGATACCTCGTCGATGGACGACGACAGCTTCATGGCCGGGCTCCTGACCTTCAACGAGCGCCTTCACGTCTTCACCTCCCCCGCCGACATGTTGCCGCTCGACATCGTGTCGTCGGAGGACATCATGGCGGTGATCGCCAAGGCGCGCGCGAATTTCGACTTCGTGATCGTGGACATGCCCACGACCGTGGTGCAATGGACCGAAAGCGTGCTCACGGCGGCTCATGTCTATTTCGCGACCATCGAACTCGACATGCGCTCGGCGCAGAACACCCTGCGGATGATCCGGGCCCTGAAGTCAGAAGAGCTTCCGCACGAAAAGCTGCGCTATGTGCTGAACCGGGCGCCGAAGTTCACCGACATCAACGGCAAGGGGCGTGTGAAGCGTCTGGCCGACAGCCTCGACATCAAGATCGACGTGCAGTTGCCGGACGGGCTCAAGCCCGTGGTGCAGGCGGGCGACCACGGTGTTCCGCTGGCCGAAGCCGCGACCAAGAACCCCCTTCGCAAGGAAATCCAGAAACTCGCCCAACAGCTTCATGCGATCAGCGCGCCGGAGGCGGCGGTCGCGAAGAAGAAGAAAAAGGCGAAGTAG
- a CDS encoding type II and III secretion system protein family protein yields MGFDRFLKAALTGFALCVASVPTATKAQSLRIMDGGVADTLNVPMNRAVVVESDSPFAEISIANPGIADISTLSDRTIYVLGKNQGRTTLTLLGVDGSLIANVEVQVTPDLSEFKERLRQILPGEPIEVRTANDGIVLSGTVSSIAALDRALDLANRYAPDKVSNLMSVGGTQQVMLKVRFAEMQRSVTKSLSASMGVGGTVPGTGPLGGLGSTLGTGALASSGALDAASAGDLINTGNDRTGAFTFGFNAGALQFAVMLEALESKGMVRTLAEPNLTALSGQEASFLAGGEYPVPSYAGTSGAIVIEYKPFGVELSFTPRVVDQDIINLEMTAAVSGLDTSVTVGEGIQVSSFRRRETATTVELRDGQSFAIAGLLQDDFRDLSGQVPWLGDVPVLGALFRSADYERSQSELVIIVTPHLVTPTRGEALALPTDRIKPPSEADLFLHGRTAAPNRPTTGAAGEVARQDFTGSYGYVMED; encoded by the coding sequence ATGGGATTTGACCGTTTTCTGAAGGCCGCCCTCACGGGGTTTGCACTCTGCGTGGCAAGCGTGCCGACCGCAACCAAGGCGCAATCGCTCAGGATCATGGATGGTGGCGTCGCGGACACACTCAATGTCCCCATGAACCGGGCCGTGGTCGTCGAAAGCGACTCGCCTTTCGCGGAAATTTCCATCGCGAACCCGGGCATCGCCGATATCTCGACCCTCTCGGATCGCACCATCTATGTGCTTGGCAAGAACCAGGGGCGCACAACGCTGACCCTTCTGGGCGTCGATGGATCGCTGATCGCCAACGTCGAAGTGCAGGTCACGCCGGACCTCTCCGAGTTCAAGGAGCGCCTGCGCCAGATCCTGCCGGGCGAGCCAATCGAGGTGCGCACCGCCAATGACGGCATCGTGCTCTCGGGCACCGTCAGCTCCATCGCCGCGCTCGACCGTGCGCTTGATCTGGCCAACCGCTATGCGCCCGACAAGGTGTCGAACCTGATGTCGGTCGGCGGCACGCAGCAGGTCATGCTGAAGGTCCGCTTCGCCGAGATGCAACGCTCGGTCACGAAATCTCTGTCCGCCTCCATGGGCGTGGGTGGCACGGTACCCGGCACCGGCCCGCTCGGTGGTCTGGGCTCGACACTGGGAACAGGCGCATTGGCGAGTTCCGGCGCGCTCGACGCGGCAAGCGCCGGCGACCTCATCAACACCGGAAACGACCGGACCGGCGCCTTCACCTTCGGCTTCAATGCCGGCGCCCTGCAGTTCGCCGTCATGCTGGAAGCCCTTGAAAGCAAAGGGATGGTGCGCACCCTGGCGGAACCGAACCTGACCGCGCTGTCGGGACAGGAAGCGAGCTTCCTGGCCGGTGGCGAATACCCGGTGCCCTCCTACGCGGGTACTTCGGGCGCTATCGTCATCGAATACAAGCCCTTCGGTGTCGAACTCTCCTTCACCCCCCGAGTGGTGGATCAGGACATCATCAACCTTGAAATGACCGCTGCCGTGTCGGGGCTCGATACCTCGGTCACGGTGGGCGAAGGCATCCAGGTGTCGTCCTTCCGTCGTCGCGAGACGGCGACCACGGTGGAACTGCGCGACGGGCAGAGCTTTGCCATCGCAGGACTTCTGCAGGACGACTTCCGGGATCTTTCGGGACAGGTGCCGTGGCTGGGCGACGTGCCGGTGCTGGGCGCGCTCTTCCGTTCGGCCGATTACGAGCGGTCGCAGTCGGAACTGGTCATCATCGTGACGCCGCATCTCGTGACCCCCACAAGGGGCGAGGCGCTGGCGCTGCCCACCGACCGGATCAAGCCGCCGAGCGAGGCCGACCTCTTCCTGCACGGGCGCACGGCCGCTCCGAACCGACCCACAACTGGCGCGGCAGGCGAAGTGGCGCGGCAGGATTTCACCGGCTCCTACGGCTATGTGATGGAGGACTGA
- a CDS encoding lytic transglycosylase domain-containing protein: MRDVLVTLWGVAFLLAGPAVAQDEEGVGALPPPVMGAVSTRDVTQEWEAANQPGAPEVAQERAQQPAEVAQPPAAALPPDGPRFVAAPPADFTFRRIAAPAAGTTGRITVQIDPDEQARLRAAARAEAEARLASLTPMAEDPVPGAAPMPFDWFWGTVSPSIEGGGPVNVARALRLLETDSQIDPPRLQHMQDIARAYGPQILMATVGTTISPALVLALISVESGGVATAESEKGAQGIMQLIPDTAARFGVADAMDPAQNIKGGVAYLDWLMGEFQGDAILSLAGYNAGEGAVGANGGVPPYAETRAYVPKVLNAWRVARGLCVTPPELLTDGCVFAVNGI, encoded by the coding sequence ATGCGAGACGTTCTGGTAACTCTTTGGGGGGTTGCGTTCCTGCTTGCCGGCCCCGCGGTCGCGCAGGACGAGGAGGGCGTGGGCGCCTTGCCGCCACCCGTGATGGGCGCGGTCTCCACGCGGGATGTGACGCAGGAGTGGGAGGCGGCCAACCAGCCCGGTGCACCTGAAGTGGCCCAGGAGAGGGCACAACAGCCAGCCGAAGTCGCCCAACCCCCGGCGGCCGCGCTGCCACCAGACGGGCCGCGCTTCGTCGCTGCGCCGCCGGCGGACTTCACCTTCCGGCGCATCGCCGCCCCCGCAGCGGGCACCACGGGGCGTATCACGGTTCAGATCGACCCTGACGAACAGGCACGCCTGCGCGCCGCCGCCCGCGCCGAAGCCGAGGCCCGGCTCGCATCGCTCACGCCCATGGCCGAGGACCCGGTGCCCGGCGCAGCCCCGATGCCCTTCGACTGGTTCTGGGGCACCGTGTCGCCCAGCATCGAGGGCGGGGGCCCGGTCAACGTGGCCCGCGCGCTCCGACTTCTGGAAACCGACAGCCAGATCGATCCGCCCCGGCTTCAGCACATGCAGGACATTGCCCGTGCCTATGGCCCGCAGATCCTCATGGCCACCGTGGGCACCACGATCTCGCCTGCGCTGGTGCTCGCGCTCATTTCGGTCGAAAGCGGCGGTGTCGCGACGGCCGAAAGCGAAAAGGGCGCGCAGGGGATCATGCAGCTCATCCCTGATACCGCCGCGCGGTTCGGCGTGGCCGACGCCATGGACCCGGCGCAGAACATCAAGGGCGGCGTCGCCTATCTGGACTGGCTCATGGGCGAGTTCCAAGGTGACGCGATCCTGTCGCTCGCGGGCTACAACGCGGGCGAGGGGGCCGTGGGCGCGAACGGCGGTGTCCCGCCCTATGCTGAAACGCGGGCCTATGTGCCCAAGGTTCTGAACGCCTGGCGGGTGGCGCGGGGGCTTTGCGTCACGCCGCCGGAACTGCTGACGGACGGCTGTGTCTTTGCCGTGAACGGGATTTGA
- a CDS encoding UbiA family prenyltransferase has protein sequence MNIDLTLKKPLVLDVDGTFLRTDLLFETFWAGLGQNPWATLSASVRHIRNPARLKAELAALGQVRTDLMPVNEDVMTAIRTAQAEGREVVLASASNEALVQRLAQDHGLSARVLASTATRNLKGTAKAQALVEAFGEGGFDYAGNEAADMAIWSHARRAIVVGDEASARKMEAAGKPVIRVASGQAPAKILKALRPHQWVKNVLLFVPLLAAHDFGLTTILLTLLGMASFSLAASSIYVVNDLLDLEADRLHVKKRHRPFASGAVPIARGMAAGLASGLVAVLIALWLSPAFLGVVLLYMSLSLAYSLRLKRMRWIDIAVLAALYTLRVVAGALAGGVYVSGYLLVFIFPAFLTLGCVKRLTEVTLAETDARLPGRGYGKPDRSDLLNVAVLGVAAALINWLLYSFTEQAESLYPTQWLIWLCLVPITWWLVRMVRLGYQGRMDHDPIVFALRDKRGIGLMLIVLALMFQAAGLWEAWMGGVIG, from the coding sequence ATGAACATAGACTTGACGTTGAAGAAGCCGCTCGTTCTCGACGTGGACGGCACGTTCCTGCGCACGGACTTGCTGTTCGAGACCTTCTGGGCGGGGCTGGGGCAAAATCCATGGGCCACACTGTCTGCATCCGTGCGCCACATCCGCAACCCGGCACGGCTCAAGGCCGAGCTGGCGGCTCTGGGGCAGGTGCGCACCGATCTGATGCCGGTCAATGAAGACGTGATGACCGCGATCCGCACGGCCCAGGCCGAGGGGCGCGAGGTTGTGCTCGCCTCGGCGTCGAACGAGGCGCTGGTGCAAAGGCTCGCACAGGATCACGGGTTGTCGGCGCGTGTCCTCGCGTCGACCGCGACCAGGAACCTGAAGGGCACGGCCAAGGCGCAGGCGCTGGTCGAGGCCTTTGGTGAAGGCGGGTTCGACTACGCCGGGAACGAAGCCGCGGACATGGCGATCTGGTCCCATGCCCGCCGTGCCATCGTGGTGGGAGACGAGGCTTCTGCGCGGAAGATGGAGGCCGCCGGCAAGCCGGTGATCCGCGTGGCAAGCGGGCAAGCGCCCGCGAAGATCCTCAAGGCGCTTCGACCGCATCAATGGGTGAAGAACGTCCTGCTCTTCGTGCCGCTGCTGGCCGCACATGACTTCGGCCTGACGACCATTCTTCTCACGCTTCTTGGCATGGCATCCTTTTCGCTGGCTGCGAGCTCGATCTATGTGGTGAACGACCTCCTCGACCTCGAGGCCGACCGCCTGCACGTCAAGAAACGCCACCGTCCCTTCGCGAGCGGCGCCGTGCCCATTGCGCGCGGTATGGCGGCGGGGCTGGCCTCGGGACTCGTCGCGGTGCTCATCGCGCTCTGGCTGTCGCCCGCCTTCCTTGGCGTGGTCCTGCTCTACATGTCTCTCTCGCTCGCCTATTCGCTCCGGCTCAAACGGATGCGTTGGATCGACATCGCGGTGCTCGCAGCACTCTATACGCTCCGGGTCGTGGCCGGGGCGCTTGCGGGCGGGGTATATGTCTCGGGCTATCTGCTGGTCTTCATCTTCCCGGCCTTCCTGACGCTTGGCTGCGTCAAACGTCTGACCGAGGTGACGCTCGCCGAGACGGACGCGCGGCTGCCCGGTCGGGGCTATGGCAAGCCCGACCGGAGCGACCTTCTCAATGTCGCTGTGCTGGGCGTGGCAGCAGCGCTGATCAACTGGCTGCTCTATTCCTTCACCGAACAGGCCGAGAGCCTCTATCCCACGCAATGGCTCATCTGGCTGTGCCTTGTTCCGATCACCTGGTGGCTCGTGCGGATGGTGCGGCTTGGGTATCAGGGCCGGATGGACCATGACCCCATCGTCTTTGCGCTGCGCGACAAGCGGGGGATCGGTCTCATGCTGATCGTGCTCGCGCTGATGTTTCAGGCGGCAGGGCTTTGGGAGGCGTGGATGGGCGGCGTCATCGGCTGA
- a CDS encoding SDR family oxidoreductase yields MNQTWIILGATSSMARAFGRAVAEQGAHVLLAGRDMDDLNGAAVDLTARGAASAKAVRFDARDAATFTPIIEAALAQDGMINAAVFVGSMPEQSAIDADPGLIDGVVADSYTGPAKFLQALAPHMEARAGGTVVGVGSVAGDRGRIGNYVYGSAKAGLATYLSGLRNRLTRSGGHVVTVKPGFVDTAMTWGIEGMFLVAPPSKVAEDILKAVEKRKDVIYTPFFWRYIMLIIRSIPERLFKKLSV; encoded by the coding sequence ATGAATCAGACCTGGATCATTCTCGGCGCGACCTCTTCCATGGCCCGCGCCTTCGGCCGCGCCGTGGCCGAACAGGGCGCCCATGTCCTGCTCGCGGGCCGCGACATGGACGACCTGAATGGCGCCGCCGTCGATCTGACGGCACGAGGCGCCGCTTCGGCCAAGGCCGTTCGTTTCGACGCACGAGACGCAGCCACATTCACCCCCATCATCGAGGCCGCGCTCGCGCAGGACGGCATGATCAATGCCGCCGTCTTCGTGGGGTCGATGCCTGAGCAGTCTGCCATCGACGCCGATCCCGGCCTCATCGACGGCGTCGTGGCCGACAGTTACACCGGCCCTGCCAAGTTCCTGCAGGCGCTCGCCCCCCATATGGAGGCCCGCGCCGGCGGCACGGTCGTCGGCGTCGGATCCGTGGCGGGCGATCGGGGGCGGATCGGGAACTATGTCTATGGTTCGGCCAAGGCGGGTCTCGCGACCTATCTCTCAGGCCTGAGGAACCGGCTTACCCGCTCGGGTGGCCATGTGGTCACGGTGAAGCCCGGCTTCGTCGACACGGCGATGACTTGGGGGATCGAGGGGATGTTCCTCGTTGCCCCTCCGTCGAAGGTGGCCGAAGACATCCTGAAGGCGGTCGAGAAGAGGAAGGACGTGATCTACACACCCTTCTTCTGGCGCTACATCATGCTCATCATCCGGTCGATCCCGGAGCGGCTGTTCAAGAAGCTTTCGGTCTGA